The following are encoded together in the Coffea arabica cultivar ET-39 chromosome 1c, Coffea Arabica ET-39 HiFi, whole genome shotgun sequence genome:
- the LOC113726342 gene encoding mRNA-decapping enzyme-like protein isoform X1, with translation MAQSNNGKLMPNLDQNSTKLLNLTVLQRIDPFVEEILITAAHVTFYEFNIDTSQWSRKDVEGSLFVVKRNTQPRFQFIVMNRRNTDNLVENLLEDFEFEVQVPYLLYRNAAQEVNGIWFYNAHECEEVANLFTRILNAYSKVPTKSKVSSAKSEFEELEAVPTMAVMDGPLEPPSSTSPNVADVPDDPSFVNFFSTAMTVGSANATVGGQPYHPSAPVPSSRPQGAVTPPTATIRTPSPPLSTTNPLMPLLETPEHNTDTKRSANLVKPSTFFGPPPSSSPLMVPPVSSSMPTAPPLHPPGSLQRPYGAPLLQPFPPPTPPPSLTPTAAPTPNYAPAISRDKVREALLVLVQDNQFIDMVYRAVLNAHSS, from the exons atggcGCAGAGCAACAATGGAAAATTAATGCCGAATCTAGACCAAAACAGCACGAAGCTGCTGAATTTGACTGTTCTGCAACGAATCGATCCTTTCGTTGAAGAAATTCTCATCACCGCCGCTCATGTTACTTTCTATGAATTCAACATCGACACAAGCCAATGG AGTCGAAAAGATGTCGAAGGATCTCTTTTTGTAGTCAAGAG GAATACTCAACCTCGCTTTCAGTTTATTGTGATGAACAGGAGAAATACAG ATAATTTGGTGGAGAATCTCTTGGAAGACTTTGAGTTTGAAGTACAGGTGCCATATTTATTGTACCGCAATGCAGCCCAGGAAGTGAATGGAATATGGTTCTATAATGCACATGAATGTGAAGAGGTTGCTAATCTCTTTACAAG GATACTGAATGCATATTCCAAGGTGcccacaaaatcaaaagtctCTTCAGCAAAGAG TGAGTTTGAGGAATTGGAAGCTGTCCCAACTATGGCTGTTATGGATGGTCCACTGGAGCCGCCATCGTCAACTTCCCCAAATGTTGCAGATGTTCCTgatgatccttcctttgtaaatttttttagt ACTGCTATGACTGTTGGAAGTGCTAATGCAACAGTTGGTGGTCAACCTTACCATCCATCTGCACCTGTTCCATCTTCCCGTCCACAAGGTGCTGTTACACCTCCTACGGCAACAATACGAACACCATCTCCCCCTCTTTCAACAACCAACCCCCTAATGCCTCTCCTTGAAACTCCTGAACACAACACTGATACCAAGCGATCAGCTAACTTAGTGAAGCCATCAACCTTTTTTGGTCCCCCTCCTTCCTCCTCTCCACTTATGGTGCCGCCTGTCTCTTCATCTATGCCAACTGCTCCCCCACTCCATCCTCCTGGGAGCCTCCAGCGCCCATATGGTGCTCCTTTGCTTCAACCATTTCCACCACCGACTCCCCCACCATCTCTTACCCCAACTGCTGCTCCTACGCCTAACTATGCACCTGCTATTTCCAGAGACAAAGTTCGTGAGGCGCTTCTGGTACTTGTTCAG GATAATCAATTCATCGACATGGTTTACCGGGCAGTGCTGAATGCTCATTCATCATGA
- the LOC113726342 gene encoding mRNA-decapping enzyme-like protein isoform X2: protein MAQSNNGKLMPNLDQNSTKLLNLTVLQRIDPFVEEILITAAHVTFYEFNIDTSQWSRKDVEGSLFVVKRNTQPRFQFIVMNRRNTDNLVENLLEDFEFEVQVPYLLYRNAAQEVNGIWFYNAHECEEVANLFTRILNAYSKVPTKSKVSSAKSEFEELEAVPTMAVMDGPLEPPSSTSPNVADVPDDPSFTAMTVGSANATVGGQPYHPSAPVPSSRPQGAVTPPTATIRTPSPPLSTTNPLMPLLETPEHNTDTKRSANLVKPSTFFGPPPSSSPLMVPPVSSSMPTAPPLHPPGSLQRPYGAPLLQPFPPPTPPPSLTPTAAPTPNYAPAISRDKVREALLVLVQDNQFIDMVYRAVLNAHSS, encoded by the exons atggcGCAGAGCAACAATGGAAAATTAATGCCGAATCTAGACCAAAACAGCACGAAGCTGCTGAATTTGACTGTTCTGCAACGAATCGATCCTTTCGTTGAAGAAATTCTCATCACCGCCGCTCATGTTACTTTCTATGAATTCAACATCGACACAAGCCAATGG AGTCGAAAAGATGTCGAAGGATCTCTTTTTGTAGTCAAGAG GAATACTCAACCTCGCTTTCAGTTTATTGTGATGAACAGGAGAAATACAG ATAATTTGGTGGAGAATCTCTTGGAAGACTTTGAGTTTGAAGTACAGGTGCCATATTTATTGTACCGCAATGCAGCCCAGGAAGTGAATGGAATATGGTTCTATAATGCACATGAATGTGAAGAGGTTGCTAATCTCTTTACAAG GATACTGAATGCATATTCCAAGGTGcccacaaaatcaaaagtctCTTCAGCAAAGAG TGAGTTTGAGGAATTGGAAGCTGTCCCAACTATGGCTGTTATGGATGGTCCACTGGAGCCGCCATCGTCAACTTCCCCAAATGTTGCAGATGTTCCTgatgatccttccttt ACTGCTATGACTGTTGGAAGTGCTAATGCAACAGTTGGTGGTCAACCTTACCATCCATCTGCACCTGTTCCATCTTCCCGTCCACAAGGTGCTGTTACACCTCCTACGGCAACAATACGAACACCATCTCCCCCTCTTTCAACAACCAACCCCCTAATGCCTCTCCTTGAAACTCCTGAACACAACACTGATACCAAGCGATCAGCTAACTTAGTGAAGCCATCAACCTTTTTTGGTCCCCCTCCTTCCTCCTCTCCACTTATGGTGCCGCCTGTCTCTTCATCTATGCCAACTGCTCCCCCACTCCATCCTCCTGGGAGCCTCCAGCGCCCATATGGTGCTCCTTTGCTTCAACCATTTCCACCACCGACTCCCCCACCATCTCTTACCCCAACTGCTGCTCCTACGCCTAACTATGCACCTGCTATTTCCAGAGACAAAGTTCGTGAGGCGCTTCTGGTACTTGTTCAG GATAATCAATTCATCGACATGGTTTACCGGGCAGTGCTGAATGCTCATTCATCATGA
- the LOC113726349 gene encoding OVARIAN TUMOR DOMAIN-containing deubiquitinating enzyme 6-like: MTRILVQRGSAGSSSSSNQSRPSASASAPSCSSSTPAPAQSVVANNNNNYQNPVVSAEKDDELAIEAQEKNVVDDCSDISGAFESKGVSNDDLSPTSLDSNENEADEKTVENESLPRDDFTSTGDLLKDFGGLSVVEEEIEGLVGSSLQMVTGSTYPPPPPVPPPRPSSMNSNLRRSASGTSSAVRVGSSRRTAGWPTVSTRTSPTGSRPSSPRSHCESEGYNSADEQSPCFGSSYDDTERERQFEMDIRRDKGLEVKKMLEDGNCLFRAVADQVYGDSELHDLVRQMCIDYMERERDHFSQFITEGFTSYCKRKRRDKVYGNNVEIQALSEMYNRPIHIYSYTTEPINIFHGNYNTDTPPIRLSYHHGNHYNSLVDPRRLTVGAGLGFSSLRGTNVDKDQVKAAIKAQQDQQIDNALLAEGRFYSDLELTEKEIERMVMEASRAEYLSNNTFKQQLGHRESSTSGAEPSSSGARSSISETKKEGGRDSALPECVLSSSIQIVLSMGFSYLQAIEAYSIFGDDVDSMVYYLVETSSSSSSRRKGKATE; this comes from the exons ATGACTCGAATCTTGGTTCAAAGAGGTTCTGCAGGATCTTCATCGTCCTCCAACCAGAGCAGACCTTCAGCATCAGCATCGGCACCAAGTTGCTCTTCTTCTACGCCAGCTCCAGCCCAGTCGGTGGTTGCTAATAATAACAACAATTATCAAAATCCAGTTGTTTCAGCTGAAAAAGATGATGAATTGGCAATAGAAGCACAAGAAAAGAATGTTGTAGATGATTGTTCTGATATTTCTGGTGCTTTTGAGAGTAAGGGAGTGAGTAATGATGATCTTTCACCAACAAGCTTGGATAGTAATGAGAATGAAGCAGATGAAAAAACTGTTGAAAATGAGTCGCTTCCTAGGGATGATTTTACGAGTACGGGCGATTTGTTAAAAGACTTTGGTGGATTGAGTGTggtggaagaagaaattgagGGCTTGGTTGGAAGTTCATTGCAAATGGTTACGGGAAGTACATATCCACCGCCGCCTCCTGTTCCTCCTCCTAGACCTTCTTCAATGAACTCAAATCTCAGGAGATCTGCATCAGGCACTTCAAGTGCTGTGCGGGTAGGATCATCTAGGAGAACTGCTGGATGGCCAACTGTTTCAACGAGGACTTCGCCAACTGGATCTCGACCTTCGTCTCCTCGATCTCACTGTGAAAGTGAAGGTTATAATAGTGCTGATGAGCAAAGTCCTTGCTTTGGATCCTCATATGATGATACA GAGAGGGAACGACAGTTTGAGATGGATATAAGGCGGGACAAAGGATTGGAAGTTAAGAAAATGCTGGAGGATGGAAACTGCCTCTTTCGTGCTGTTGCTGATCAAGTTTATGGTGACTCTGAATTACACGACTTGGTGCGGCAGATGTGCATCGATTACATG GAACGAGAAAGGGACCACTTCTCACAGTTCATAACAGAGGGTTTTACTTCGTAttgcaagagaaaaagaagagataaG GTGTATGGTAACAATGTGGAGATTCAAGCCCTGTCTGAGATGTACAATCGGCCTATTCATATATACTCTTATACTACAG AGCCTATCAATATATTCCATGGAAACTACAACACAGACACTCCTCCAATACGACTCAGTTACCATCATGGGAATCATTACAATTCACTTGTTGATCCCCGCAGATTAACAGTTGGTGCTGGGCTGGGGTTTAGTAGTCTACGCGGG ACAAATGTTGACAAGGATCAAGTGAAAGCAGCTATCAAAGCACAGCAGGATCAGCAGATTGATAAT GCACTACTTGCTGAAGGACGGTTTTACTCAGATCTTGAACTTACTGAAAAGGAAATTGAACGCATGGTGATGGAAGCTTCTAGGGCTGAGTATCTTTCTAACAACACGTTCAAGCAACAGCTTGGTCATAGAGAATCTTCTACTTCGGGTGCTGAACCATCATCATCTGGAGCCA GGTCATCTATCAGCGAAACCAAGAAGGAAGGGGGACGCGATTCTGCATTGCCTGAGTGTGTCCTGAGTAGCAGCATTCAGATCGTTCTGTCAATGGGCTTCAGCTATCTGCAGGCAATTGAAGCCTACAGCATATTCGGGGATGATGTGGACTCTATGGTCTACTATCTTGTAGAaaccagcagcagcagcagcagcagacgCAAAGGCAAGGCTACTGAATGA
- the LOC113726357 gene encoding casparian strip membrane protein 3-like has protein sequence MEPSHSTKSNPETAILIDSKSAKGKSTAAPAAITATTKATPYRKGGWKRGVAIFDFILRLCALIATLTATITMGTTDQTLPFFTQFFQFQASYDDLPAFSYFVVANAIASGYLVLSLPFSIVCIVRPHAAGARLALLIFDTMLLAFTTAAAASAAAIVYLAHNGNQNANWLAICQQYTDFCQRVSGAVVASFMAAVTFVFLVVLSAVALRRR, from the exons ATGGAGCCAAGTCACTCAACCAAGAGCAACCCTGAAACAGCGATCCTTATTGACTCCAAATCTGCCAAAGGTAAATCTACTGCTGCTCCTGCCGCAATTACGGCTACAACAAAAGCTACACCTTACAGGAAAGGAGGATGGAAGAGAGGGGTCGCGATTTTCGACTTCATTTTGAGGCTTTGTGCCCTCATTGCTACCTTAACTGCCACCATTACTATGGGAACTACTGATCAGACACTCCCTTTTTTCACACAATTCTTCCAGTTTCAAGCAAGCTATGATGACCTTCCAGCTTTCTC ATACTTCGTGGTGGCGAATGCAATTGCTAGTGGCTACCTTGTTCTCTCCTTGCCTTTCTCAATCGTCTGCATCGTTCGACCTCATGCAGCCGGAGCAAGATTAGCACTTCTCATCTTTGACACA ATGCTGTTGGCTTTTACCACTGCTGCAGCAGCTTCCGCGGCTGCCATTGTCTATTTGGCTCACAACGGCAATCAAAACGCAAATTGGCTTGCAATTTGTCAGCAGTACACTGATTTTTGTCAGCGCGTAAGCGGGGCTGTGGTGGCCTCATTCATGGCAGCAGTCACCTTCGTATTCCTGGTCGTGCTTTCTGCTGTGGCTCTTCGTAGACGCTAA
- the LOC113726364 gene encoding mitochondrial fission protein ELM1-like: MKPIRLPEPPASPRAIGGGVGGITDIFDAGVSVIRRAVVIGNGFPASENQSLGLVHALGLSSHHTLYRVTRPRGGVNEWLHWLPVSVHKKLYIIITQIYGYSRILFSGRGKKLMPLPSENGFSAGLSSVLEADVKNIVTMARQTFEKEGPLLVVACGRDTISIASSIRRLASDNVFVVQIQHPRSRLERFDLVITPQHDYYPLTPRAQEQVPRFLRRWITPREPPDRHVVLTTGALHQVDSAALRSAASAWHDEFAPLAKPLLVVNIGGPTRYCRYGGDLAKQLTASLHNVLASCGSVRISFSRRTPEKISNIVVKEFGTHPKINIWNGEEPNPHMGHLAWADAFIITADSVSMLSEACSTGKPVYVIGVERCTWKFVEFHKTLRERGLVRPFTGLEDMSESWSYPPLNDTADAASRVHQALTERGWALRP; the protein is encoded by the exons ATGAAGCCCATAAGGCTGCCGGAGCCGCCGGCAAGTCCACGGGCGATAGGCGGAGGAGTTGGCGGCATCACGGATATATTCGACGCCGGAGTCAGCGTTATCAGGCGGGCCGTTGTGATTGGTAACGGCTTCCCGGCTTCGGAGAATCAAAGCCTCGGCTTAGTTCATGCCCTCGGCCTCTCCAGCCACCATACTCTCTAT CGGGTAACAAGGCCAAGAGGGGGGGTCAATGAGTGGCTACATTGGCTTCCAGTCTCTGTCCATAAGAAGTTGTATATCATCATCACTCAGATTTATGGTTATTCTCGGATATTATTTTCTGGCAGAGGGAAAAAGCTAATGCCTCTGCCTTCAGAAAATGGTTTCAGTGCTGGTTTATCATCTGTTCTAGAAGCTGATGTCAAGAATATAGTTACTATGGCTCGTCAAACTTTTGAGAA GGAAGGTCCATTACTAGTGGTGGCATGTGGTAGAGATACTATTTCAATCGCAAGCTCGATAAGACGATTGGCATCTGATAATGTATTTGTTGTCCAG ATTCAGCATCCAAGGTCCCGTTTGGAAAGATTTGACCTGGTGATTACCCCTCAGCACGACTACTATCCTCTGACTCCTCGGGCCCAGGAGCAGGTTCCTCGGTTTCTACGGAGGTGGATAACTCCACGTGAACCTCCAGATAGGCATGTT GTCCTAACAACAGGAGCTCTTCATCAAGTTGATTCTGCTGCTCTTCGTAGTGCAGCTAGTGCTTGGCATGATGAGTTTGCGCCTTTAGCAAAGCCATTACTTGTAGTTAACATTGGAGGGCCTACAA GGTATTGTCGTTACGGTGGGGACCTTGCAAAGCAGCTGACTGCCTCTTTACACAATGTTCTTGCAAGCTGTGGGAGTGTAAGAATTTCTTTCTCAAGGAGGACACCTGAAAAG ATTTCCAATATTGTGGTGAAAGAATTTGGAACTCATCCAAAAATAAACATATGGAATGGTGAAG AGCCAAATCCACACATGGGGCATCTAGCTTGGGCTGATGCATTCATCATCACAGCAGACTCAGTTAGTATGCTAAGTGAAGCTTGTAGCACTGG AAAGCCTGTATATGTAATTGGTGTTGAGCGCTGTACCTGGAAGTTTGTGGAGTTCCACAAAACTCTGAGGGAAAGAGGCCTGGTTCGCCCCTTTACAGGTCTTGAAGAT ATGTCAGAAAGCTGGAGTTATCCTCCTCTGAATGACACTGCTGATGCAGCCAGCCGGGTACACCAAGCACTCACTGAGCGTGGATGGGCACTGCGACCATAG
- the LOC113726372 gene encoding neoxanthin synthase, chloroplastic-like, with protein METLLRPSPFLAFSASHPPMSYSSLNPPFVSPKTKTSARNVRNRVRSSKFNSFLDLEPAWKPEPLDFDVSWLDPSDRRFDLIIIGAGPAGLRLAEQVSRYGIKVCCVDPSPLSMWPNNYGVWVDEFESLGLDDCLDKTWPMCSVYINDHKTRYLDRAYGRVSRKELKIKLLSGCVSNHVKFHEAKVWKIEHQEFESSVVCTDGSELKASLIVDASGYASPFIEYDRPRNHGCQIAHGILAEVDNHPFDLDKMVLMDWRDSHLGSEPDLRKDNSKIPTFLYAMPFSSNLIFVEETSLVARPVLSYMEVKKRMVARLRHLGVKVRSVMEEEKCFILMGGPLPKIPQSVMAIGGNSGIVHPSSGYMVARTMALAPVLADTIAECLGSTRMIRGTPLYDRVWKGLWPVERRRIREFHSFGMETLLQLDLNGTRRFFDAFFDLDPHHWKGFMSSNLSPRELAMLCLSLFGHASNPCRLDMVTKCPGPLVRMIRNMALETI; from the coding sequence ATGGAAACTCTTCTGAGGCCGTCTCCATTTCTTGCATTTTCAGCCTCTCATCCTCCAATGTCATATTCATCACTGAACCCTCCATTTGTTTCTCCCAAAACCAAAACTTCTGCAAGAAACGTTCGTAACAGAGTCAGAAGCAGCAAGTTTAATTCCTTTCTTGACTTAGAGCCTGCATGGAAACCTGAACCTTTAGACTTTGATGTATCGTGGCTTGATCCTTCTGATCGTCGCTTTGATTTGATCATCATTGGAGCTGGACCAGCTGGTTTAAGACTAGCTGAGCAAGTATCAAGATACGGGATTAAGGTATGCTGCGTGGACCCTTCACCATTATCTATGTGGCCAAATAACTATGGAGTTTGGGTTgatgaatttgaaagtttaggCCTTGATGATTGTTTGGACAAGACATGGCCCATGTGTAGTGTTTATATCAATGATCACAAGACTAGGTACTTAGACCGTGCCTATGGTAGAGTAAGTAGAAAGGAACTCAAGATTAAATTGTTAAGTGGTTGTGTTTCAAATCATGTCAAGTTTCACGAGGCTAAGGTTTGGAAAATAGAGCATCAAGAATTTGAGTCTTCTGTTGTTTGCACTGATGGAAGTGAGCTGAAGGCAAGTTTGATTGTTGATGCAAGTGGATATGCTAGTCCTTTTATTGAGTATGACAGGCCGAGAAACCATGGTTGTCAAATTGCTCATGGAATTTTAGCAGAAGTTGATAATCACCCCTTTGATTTGGATAAGATGGTTCTGATGGATTGGAGAGATTCCCATCTAGGAAGTGAACCAGATTTGCGCAAAGATAACTCAAAGATTCCAACTTTTCTGTATGCGATgccattttcttcaaatttgatatttgttGAAGAGACCTCTCTCGTTGCCAGGCCTGTGTTGTCGTATATGGAGGTTAAGAAAAGGATGGTGGCAAGATTGAGACACTTAGGCGTTAAAGTAAGGAGTGTTATGGAGGAAGAGAAGTGTTTCATTCTGATGGGAGGACCACTGCCTAAAATCCCTCAAAGTGTGATGGCAATTGGTGGAAATTCAGGCATAGTGCATCCTTCAAGTGGCTACATGGTGGCGCGGACAATGGCTTTAGCACCGGTGTTAGCTGATACAATTGCAGAGTGCCTAGGCTCAACCAGAATGATTAGAGGGACTCCACTTTATGATCGAGTGTGGAAGGGCCTTTGGCCTGTTGAGAGGAGACGTATCAGAGAATTCCACTCTTTTGGCATGGAGACCCTACTGCAACTCGACTTGAATGGGACTAGAAGATTTTTTGATGCTTTCTTTGATTTAGATCCTCACCACTGGAAAGGGTTTATGTCTTCAAATTTATCACCAAGGGAGCTTGCCATGCTTTGCCTGTCTCTGTTCGGTCATGCCTCAAATCCTTGCAGATTGGACATGGTCACCAAGTGTCCAGGCCCTTTGGTCAGAATGATCCGTAATATGGCACTTGAAACCATTTGA
- the LOC113726381 gene encoding vesicle-associated membrane protein 714: MAIVYAVVARGTTVLAEFSAVTGNAGAVVRRILEKLPLEAESRLCFSQDRYIFHILKSDGLTFLCMANDTFGRRIPFSYLEDIHMRFMKNYGKVAPYAPAYAMNDEFSRVLHQQMEFFSSNPSADTLHRVRGEVSEIRTIMVDNIEKILERGDRIELLVDKTATMQDSAFHFRKQSKRLRRALWMKNAKLLALLTCLIVILLYIIIAAACGGITLPSCRKR; this comes from the exons ATGGCGATAGTCTATGCGGTGGTGGCTCGGGGGACTACCGTGCTCGCGGAGTTCAGCGCCGTCACTGGGAACGCCGGAGCAGTTGTGCGGCGGATATTGGAGAAGCTGCCGTTGGAGGCCGAGTCGAGACTCTGCTTCTCTCAGGATCGATATATTTTCCATATTCTCAAATCTGATGGCCTGACTTTTCTCTGTATGGCTAATGATACCTTCGGAA GAAGGATACCATTCTCATACTTAGAGGATATACATATGAGATTCATGAAGAACTATGGCAAAGTAGCACCTTATGCACCTGCTTATGCTATGAATGATGAATTCTCAAGAGTCTTGCATCAACAAATGGAGTTTTTCTCAAGTAATCCTAGTGCTGATACCCTCCACCGTGTTAGGGGTGAAGTTAGCGAG ATACGCACAATAATGGTGGATAACATTGAGAAGATACTTGAAAGAGGTGAccgcattgaacttcttgttgatAAAACAGCAACAATGCAAGATAGTGCATTTCACTTCAGGAAACAGTCAAAGCGTCTTCGTCGAGCTCTTTGGATGAAGAATGCCAAACTCCT GGCTTTGTTGACGTGCTTGATCGTAATACTGCTGTACATAATAATTGCTGCTGCTTGTGGAGGCATTACCCTACCGTCCTGCCGGAAACGGTGA